A stretch of Acipenser ruthenus chromosome 1, fAciRut3.2 maternal haplotype, whole genome shotgun sequence DNA encodes these proteins:
- the LOC117406716 gene encoding small conductance calcium-activated potassium channel protein 2-like isoform X2: MWLISITFLSIGYGDMVPHTYCGKGVCLLTGIMGAGCTALVVAVVAKKLELTKAEKHVHNFMMDTQLTKRVKNAAANVLRETWLIYKNTKLVKKIDHARVRKHQRKFLQAIHQLRSVKMEQRKLNDQANTLVDLAKTQNIMYDMISDLNERGEDFEKRVVNLETKLETLIGSIQALPVLLSQTIGQHQREFLEVQMQSHDKQVSCSAERSRSLSRRRRSSSTAPPTSSESS, encoded by the exons ATGTGGCTCATTTCAATCACATTTCTGTCCATTGGATATGGGGACATGGTACCACATACATACTGTGGCAAAGGAGTTTGTCTTCTTACTGGAATTATG GGAGCTGGCTGCACTGCTCTGGTGGTAGCTGTGGTTGCGAAGAAGTTAGAACTAACCAAAGCTGAAAAACATGTGCACAATTTTATGATGGACACACAGCTAACTAAAAGA gtgaAAAATGCAGCTGCCAATGTACTCAGGGAAACATGGTtaatatacaaaaacacaaagttaGTTAAAAAGATAGACCATGCACGAGTGAGGAAACATCAACGGAAATTCTTACAGGCCATTCACCA ATTAAGAAGCGTAAAAATGGAACAACGAAAGCTGAATGATCAAGCAAATACTTTGGTGGACCTGGCTAAG ACACAAAATATCATGTATGACATGATTTCGGACTTAAACGAAAGGGGTGAAGACTTTGAGAAGAGGGTTGTTAACCTGGAAACTAAACTAGAAACATTAATTGGGAGCATACAAGCTCTCCCTGTACTGCTTAGCCAGACAATTGGCCAACACCAGAGAGAGTTCCTCGAAGTTCAAATGCAATCCCACGACAAGCAAGTTTCCTGCAGTGCTGAGCGATCACGGTCCTTATCCAGACGAAGGAGGTCCTCTTCAACAGCACCGCCAACTTCATCAGAGAGCAGCTAG